The Anoxybacillus flavithermus genome has a segment encoding these proteins:
- a CDS encoding acetolactate synthase yields the protein MNAAEAIVQCLKSEDISHVFCVPGESYLPILDALFSEKTIQLISARHEGGAAFMAEGYAKASGKVGVVMATRAVGATNAAIGIHTAKQDSTPMVVLLGQVARAFRGREGFQEVDVEAFFRPLAKWAIEIDDAKRLPELLTRAFRIAQTGRPGPVVVSLPEDVLHEQIDHVIFSKTIVPKPMPNEKDIQRIEQLLQSAKRPVIIAGGGVIRSKATDVLRLFAEKWSLPVMASFRRHDVFPNDHPLYVGHLGLGTQRAVIETVEQADVVLAIGTRLSEVTTQDYKLLSTQQLIHIDIDYDVIGVTYSPHIGVVADAKETLKGLLDIELRPTWTAWTKKRREAYEQASSLPSVKRNINEIVIDTLQHLLPPESIITNDAGNFASWLHSFFRFQQHTYIGPTSGAMGYGLPAAIGAKLAHPHRSVVSLSGDGGFMMTMQELETAVRYKIPIISIVFNNQMYGTIRMYQELRYPKRVIGTDLSDISFAHMAHSLGADGVRVETEKQFSHAFTSALQNNKPTVIEVMTDPHVLSPFLTVEQARGGKQ from the coding sequence GTGAATGCAGCAGAGGCGATCGTTCAATGTTTGAAAAGTGAGGACATTTCTCACGTTTTTTGTGTACCAGGGGAAAGTTATTTACCTATCCTTGATGCCCTTTTTTCTGAGAAGACGATCCAGCTCATTTCCGCTCGCCACGAAGGTGGAGCTGCCTTCATGGCAGAAGGGTATGCGAAGGCAAGCGGAAAAGTTGGTGTTGTGATGGCAACAAGAGCAGTAGGAGCTACAAACGCCGCTATCGGTATTCATACAGCCAAGCAAGATTCAACACCGATGGTTGTATTGTTAGGACAAGTTGCGCGAGCATTTCGGGGACGTGAAGGATTTCAAGAGGTAGATGTTGAGGCGTTTTTTCGTCCGCTCGCGAAATGGGCGATAGAAATTGATGATGCAAAAAGGTTACCAGAATTGCTAACGAGGGCGTTTCGAATTGCACAAACGGGAAGACCTGGTCCAGTTGTCGTTTCGCTTCCGGAAGATGTTCTTCATGAACAGATCGATCACGTAATCTTTTCGAAAACAATTGTTCCGAAACCAATGCCAAATGAAAAAGACATCCAGCGCATCGAACAGTTGTTGCAGTCAGCAAAACGTCCAGTGATCATTGCCGGCGGAGGGGTTATACGTTCAAAAGCTACCGATGTTCTTCGGTTATTTGCGGAAAAATGGTCGCTTCCTGTCATGGCATCTTTTCGTCGACATGACGTATTTCCAAATGATCATCCGCTCTATGTTGGTCATCTCGGTTTAGGTACACAACGAGCAGTTATTGAAACAGTTGAACAAGCAGATGTGGTGTTAGCGATCGGCACCCGTTTGTCAGAGGTGACGACACAAGATTATAAGCTATTATCAACGCAACAACTCATCCATATCGACATAGATTACGATGTGATCGGCGTGACATACTCCCCTCATATCGGTGTTGTTGCTGATGCGAAAGAGACGTTAAAGGGGCTTCTTGACATTGAACTTCGACCAACATGGACGGCGTGGACAAAAAAACGGCGGGAAGCGTATGAGCAAGCATCATCCCTACCGTCTGTGAAACGGAACATCAATGAGATTGTCATCGACACCCTTCAACACCTTCTTCCTCCAGAATCGATCATTACAAATGATGCTGGGAATTTTGCAAGTTGGCTTCATTCATTTTTTCGATTTCAGCAACATACATATATTGGGCCAACGTCAGGAGCGATGGGGTATGGGCTACCCGCGGCTATTGGAGCAAAATTGGCTCATCCGCATCGTTCGGTCGTTTCATTAAGTGGAGACGGTGGGTTTATGATGACGATGCAAGAACTCGAAACGGCAGTTCGTTACAAAATTCCAATCATTAGTATCGTGTTTAACAATCAAATGTACGGAACGATTCGCATGTACCAAGAGCTTCGCTATCCAAAACGCGTCATCGGGACCGACTTAAGTGATATATCATTCGCACACATGGCGCATAGTCTTGGGGCCGACGGTGTGCGTGTAGAGACAGAAAAACAATTTTCACATGCGTTCACCTCCGCACTTCAAAACAATAAGCCGACTGTCATTGAAGTGATGACGGATCCGCATGTATTATCTCCGTTTTTAACAGTTGAACAAGCGAGAGGAGGAAAACAATGA
- a CDS encoding aldehyde dehydrogenase → MKVLNYIDGRWMASVSEQFVSIINPANGQSIGEVTVSNEQDVEQAVSAAKRAQKAWALVPAPKRAEVLYKVGMLLQERKEQIARLLTMEMGKVIEEARGEVQEGIDMAFYMAGEGRRLFGDTTPSELPNKFAMSVRAPIGVVGLITPWNFPIAIATWKSFPAIVAGNAVVWKPALETPIMAQQLAQIFEQAGLPNGVFNVVHGRGSVVGEALVEHRDVKVISFTGSNEVGRRIAEMCGRHLKKVSLEMGGKNAVIVMDDADIDLAVEAIIWSAFGTSGQRCTACSRIIVHERVRQQLEERLLAAMNTLTVGNGLEEGVKVGPVINQGALQKIHHYVQIGKNEGATLLAGGYMLQDEQYKGGFYYAPTLFTNVTPAMTIAREEIFGPVTSIISVHSLEEAIEVNNSVDYGLSSAIFTRDILRAFTAMRDLDTGIVYINAGTTGAEIHLPFGGTKGTGNGHRDSGVAALDVFTEWKSIYVDYSGKLQRAQIDV, encoded by the coding sequence ATGAAAGTATTAAACTATATCGATGGACGATGGATGGCGTCCGTAAGCGAGCAATTTGTTTCGATTATTAACCCAGCGAACGGGCAAAGTATCGGAGAAGTGACCGTATCGAATGAACAAGATGTAGAACAGGCGGTATCGGCGGCAAAACGAGCCCAAAAAGCATGGGCACTCGTCCCTGCACCGAAACGTGCTGAAGTACTTTATAAAGTTGGCATGTTGTTGCAAGAGCGAAAAGAACAAATCGCACGCCTATTGACGATGGAAATGGGAAAGGTCATTGAAGAAGCGCGTGGTGAAGTGCAAGAAGGAATCGATATGGCATTTTACATGGCAGGAGAAGGAAGACGCTTATTTGGAGATACGACTCCGTCAGAGTTACCGAATAAATTTGCGATGAGCGTTCGGGCGCCAATTGGTGTCGTCGGCTTAATTACTCCATGGAACTTTCCGATTGCGATCGCTACGTGGAAATCATTCCCTGCGATCGTTGCTGGCAATGCGGTCGTTTGGAAACCTGCGCTCGAAACACCGATTATGGCACAGCAACTCGCGCAAATATTCGAGCAGGCCGGATTGCCAAACGGTGTATTTAACGTTGTACATGGACGCGGCTCTGTTGTTGGTGAAGCGCTTGTTGAACATCGTGATGTAAAAGTTATTTCGTTTACAGGATCTAATGAGGTCGGAAGACGAATTGCGGAAATGTGCGGTCGTCATTTGAAAAAAGTATCGCTTGAGATGGGGGGGAAAAATGCTGTTATCGTCATGGATGATGCGGATATCGACCTTGCTGTGGAAGCGATCATCTGGAGCGCTTTTGGTACATCTGGACAACGTTGTACGGCATGCAGCCGAATTATCGTTCATGAACGTGTGAGACAACAGCTGGAAGAACGTTTACTTGCAGCGATGAACACATTAACGGTGGGAAATGGGCTAGAGGAAGGAGTGAAAGTTGGACCAGTCATTAATCAAGGAGCGTTACAAAAAATTCATCATTACGTTCAAATCGGGAAAAACGAAGGAGCTACACTACTTGCAGGCGGATATATGTTGCAAGATGAGCAATACAAAGGCGGATTTTACTATGCTCCTACATTGTTTACAAACGTTACGCCAGCAATGACCATTGCACGTGAAGAAATTTTTGGTCCAGTCACATCAATTATATCTGTTCACAGTTTAGAAGAAGCGATTGAAGTAAATAACAGCGTCGATTACGGGCTTTCTAGCGCCATTTTCACACGCGATATTCTCCGAGCGTTTACAGCCATGCGTGATTTGGACACAGGAATTGTATATATTAACGCTGGAACGACAGGGGCGGAAATTCACCTGCCGTTTGGTGGAACGAAAGGAACAGGAAACGGACATCGTGATTCAGGTGTAGCGGCACTTGATGTGTTTACAGAATGGAAAAGTATTTATGTTGACTATAGCGGTAAATTACAACGTGCACAAATTGACGTGTGA
- a CDS encoding saccharopine dehydrogenase, with amino-acid sequence MNVIVLGAGLMGKEAVRDLIEQQAVLSVTLADVDEEKAKAVQRSLSSEKIKVKRVNATNDQELQAVMRGHDVAINALFYTFNENVAKAAIETGVHAVDLGGHIGHVTDRVLALHEQAKRAGVTLIPDLGVAPGMINILTGYGASQLDRVHTIKLYVGGIPLRPEPPLGYNHVFSLEGLLDHYTDPSFIIRDGQKQQVPSLSEIETIYFERFGPLEAFHTSGGTSTLPRSYPNVKCLEYKTIRYPGHAEKFQLLVDLQLTRRDYKVKVNGVAVRPRDVLLKVLTPLLELKEKDDVVLLRVIVAGEKDGKERTYEYEMVTHKDRQKNVTAMARSTAYTVSVVAQMIGDGTIQKRGAYPPEQIVPGDRYIEEMIRRGVVIRATMH; translated from the coding sequence ATGAATGTCATTGTACTTGGCGCAGGTTTAATGGGGAAAGAAGCTGTGCGTGACTTAATTGAACAACAAGCGGTATTATCGGTGACGCTCGCTGATGTCGATGAAGAAAAAGCAAAGGCGGTTCAACGTTCGTTGTCATCAGAAAAGATCAAAGTGAAGCGAGTAAATGCAACAAATGATCAAGAACTACAGGCCGTTATGCGAGGACATGATGTAGCCATTAATGCTCTCTTTTATACATTTAACGAAAACGTAGCGAAAGCGGCTATTGAAACGGGTGTACACGCTGTAGACTTAGGTGGACATATCGGACATGTGACGGATCGAGTTCTTGCTTTACATGAACAAGCAAAACGAGCGGGAGTGACATTAATTCCAGATTTAGGCGTTGCTCCGGGGATGATTAACATTTTAACAGGGTACGGGGCAAGTCAACTTGATCGCGTTCATACCATTAAATTATATGTCGGTGGCATTCCGCTTCGTCCCGAGCCACCACTTGGATACAATCACGTCTTTTCTCTTGAAGGCTTACTCGATCATTACACCGATCCTTCGTTTATTATTCGCGATGGGCAAAAACAACAAGTCCCATCTTTATCTGAAATTGAAACGATTTATTTTGAACGTTTCGGGCCGCTTGAAGCGTTTCATACATCCGGAGGAACATCAACATTGCCGCGTTCTTATCCGAATGTAAAATGTTTGGAATATAAAACTATTCGCTATCCGGGGCATGCCGAAAAATTTCAGCTTCTTGTCGATTTACAATTGACGCGTCGAGACTATAAAGTAAAAGTCAACGGGGTAGCCGTACGGCCGCGTGATGTTTTGTTAAAAGTGCTAACTCCTCTTTTAGAGTTAAAAGAAAAGGACGATGTTGTGTTATTACGTGTCATTGTAGCGGGAGAAAAGGATGGAAAAGAAAGAACGTACGAATATGAAATGGTAACACATAAAGATCGCCAAAAAAATGTGACAGCGATGGCACGTTCTACCGCATATACCGTTTCTGTCGTTGCACAAATGATTGGTGACGGAACGATTCAAAAGCGTGGGGCGTATCCGCCCGAACAAATTGTACCGGGTGATCGCTATATTGAAGAAATGATTCGCCGTGGTGTCGTTATTCGCGCGACTATGCATTAA